One region of Skermanella mucosa genomic DNA includes:
- the flgA gene encoding flagellar basal body P-ring formation chaperone FlgA, which produces MNKLSLIALSASLTAALSFTAAVPVDAATLRTDATVDGDTVHLGDLFDDVGDKAGQPVGRAPAPGRRASYDAGFLVRLASFHQLDWRPASQYDRVVLTRGSTVVGAERIRDVVAQELAARSEADRLDVDLDNKLLELHLPSDQPATLKLESVTYDQIQGRFSAVVVAPAEGPEQGRTAISGRAAAIVEVPVLTRRIKPGEVITASDIGYTEVRMNRIGAELLRDADELVGQTPRRQISADTPVRARDLQQPQVVAKGALVTMVLQHKSMMLTAQGKALEGGSDGAVIRVVNTMSNRTVEAVVVGPNQVSVTRPGATVLN; this is translated from the coding sequence ATGAACAAGCTCTCCCTGATCGCCCTGTCCGCCTCCCTCACCGCGGCGCTGTCCTTCACCGCCGCCGTGCCGGTCGACGCAGCGACCCTGCGGACCGACGCCACCGTCGACGGCGACACCGTCCATCTGGGCGACCTGTTCGACGACGTCGGGGACAAGGCCGGGCAGCCGGTCGGGCGCGCTCCCGCGCCGGGCCGCCGCGCCAGCTACGACGCCGGCTTCCTGGTCCGGCTCGCCTCCTTCCACCAGCTGGACTGGCGTCCGGCCAGCCAGTACGACCGGGTGGTCCTGACCCGCGGCAGCACGGTCGTCGGCGCCGAACGGATCCGCGACGTGGTGGCGCAGGAGCTGGCCGCCCGGTCGGAAGCCGACCGGCTGGACGTCGACCTGGACAACAAGCTGCTGGAGCTGCACCTGCCGAGCGACCAGCCGGCGACCCTGAAGCTCGAATCCGTGACCTACGACCAGATCCAGGGCCGCTTTAGCGCGGTCGTGGTCGCCCCCGCAGAGGGGCCGGAACAAGGCCGCACCGCCATCTCCGGCCGTGCCGCCGCGATCGTCGAGGTCCCGGTGCTGACCCGCCGGATCAAGCCCGGCGAAGTCATCACGGCTTCCGACATCGGCTACACCGAGGTGCGGATGAACCGGATAGGCGCCGAGCTGCTCCGCGACGCCGACGAGTTGGTCGGCCAGACCCCGCGCCGCCAGATCTCCGCCGACACGCCGGTCCGCGCCCGGGACCTCCAGCAGCCGCAGGTCGTCGCCAAGGGCGCGCTGGTCACCATGGTGCTGCAGCACAAGTCGATGATGCTGACCGCCCAGGGCAAGGCCCTGGAGGGAGGGTCCGACGGGGCGGTGATCCGCGTCGTCAACACCATGAGCAACCGCACCGTCGAGGCGGTCGTGGTCGGCCCCAACCAGGTCTCCGTCACCCGGCCCGGCGCCACCGTCCTGAACTGA
- the flgG gene encoding flagellar basal-body rod protein FlgG, whose product MRSLSIGTTGMLAQQLNVETISNNIANMTTTGFKRQRAEFQDLLYQNQRRVGSTSSDAGTIVPSGVQIGAGVKAAAVYRINEQGNLQVTDNALDLAVNGQGYFQITLPDGDTAYTRAGSFQINAEGTVVTADGYTVQPGIVVPADAVDITVNGSGEVQVKLDGQIQPQVVGQIQLAVFPNEAGLEAIGSNLLLATPASGDAVPGNPSAPGYGRLVQGALETSNVNIVAEITNLITAQRAYEMNSKVISTTDQMMNTTSQLR is encoded by the coding sequence ATGCGTAGCTTGAGCATCGGCACCACCGGTATGCTGGCCCAGCAGCTGAACGTCGAGACGATCTCGAACAACATCGCGAACATGACGACGACCGGCTTCAAGCGCCAGCGCGCCGAGTTCCAGGACCTGCTGTACCAGAACCAGCGCCGGGTCGGCTCGACCTCGTCGGACGCCGGCACGATCGTCCCCTCGGGCGTCCAGATCGGCGCGGGCGTCAAGGCCGCCGCCGTCTACCGGATCAACGAGCAGGGCAACCTGCAGGTCACCGACAACGCGCTGGACCTGGCGGTGAACGGCCAGGGCTACTTCCAGATCACCCTGCCCGACGGCGACACCGCCTATACCCGCGCCGGCTCGTTCCAGATCAACGCCGAGGGCACCGTGGTGACGGCGGACGGCTACACCGTGCAGCCGGGCATCGTCGTCCCGGCCGACGCGGTCGACATCACGGTCAACGGCAGCGGCGAGGTCCAGGTCAAGCTGGACGGCCAGATCCAGCCCCAGGTGGTCGGCCAGATCCAGCTCGCCGTGTTCCCCAACGAGGCCGGCCTGGAGGCGATCGGCAGCAACCTGCTGCTGGCGACCCCGGCGTCAGGCGACGCCGTCCCCGGCAACCCTTCGGCCCCCGGCTACGGCCGGCTGGTCCAGGGCGCCCTGGAGACCAGCAACGTCAACATCGTGGCCGAGATCACCAACCTGATCACCGCGCAGCGCGCCTACGAGATGAACTCGAAGGTGATCAGCACGACCGACCAGATGATGAACACCACCAGCCAGCTGCGCTGA
- a CDS encoding flagellar basal body-associated FliL family protein — MAGATHEEDEGAGGEAPARKKFSGKKLVLFVILPLLLILGGGAAAFFAGVFSPAEPAAEEGHGEAAPADDGHGAPKDDGHGGGHGAPGAGGVFFNVPDLVVNLNSTGRRPSFLKISISIEVGRPEDMPEIEKVMPRIVDNFQVYLRELRLEDLRGSAGIYRLREELLMRVGVAAQPVQVKDVLFREMLIQ, encoded by the coding sequence ATGGCGGGTGCAACGCACGAGGAAGATGAAGGGGCAGGCGGCGAAGCGCCGGCGCGCAAGAAGTTCAGCGGCAAGAAGCTTGTGCTGTTTGTCATCCTGCCGTTGCTTCTCATACTGGGCGGAGGGGCCGCCGCGTTCTTCGCCGGCGTCTTCAGCCCCGCCGAACCCGCCGCCGAGGAAGGCCACGGCGAGGCGGCGCCCGCCGACGACGGGCACGGCGCGCCGAAGGACGACGGCCATGGCGGCGGACATGGCGCGCCGGGGGCCGGCGGCGTGTTCTTCAACGTCCCGGACCTGGTGGTCAACCTGAACAGCACCGGACGCCGACCCAGCTTCCTCAAGATCAGCATCAGCATTGAGGTCGGCCGGCCGGAGGATATGCCGGAAATCGAGAAGGTCATGCCGCGCATCGTCGACAATTTCCAGGTCTACCTCCGCGAACTGCGGCTGGAGGACCTGCGCGGGTCGGCCGGGATCTATCGCCTGCGCGAGGAATTGCTGATGCGCGTCGGCGTCGCCGCCCAGCCGGTGCAGGTCAAGGACGTCCTGTTCCGCGAAATGCTGATCCAGTGA
- a CDS encoding TAXI family TRAP transporter solute-binding subunit, with product MTRKSRLAIGAMLGAIALGTTVAMAQAPAFFRIGTGGTAGTYYPVGGLIANTISATGGGVPGLVATAVSSNGSVANISAVNGGSLESGFSQSDVAYWAYTGTGLFEGKGKIENLRAIATLYPETIHLVATKDSGIKSVADLKGKRVSLDEPGSGTLVDARIVLGAYGLTEKDVKAEYLKPGPAGDRLRDGALDAYFFVGGYPTGAISELATSSGITLVPIAGPQADKLLSEYQFFSKDTVPAGTYRDVPETQTISVNAQWVTSAKQPEELVYNIVKAMWSDSARAALDAGHAKGKLITLENATSGIAIPLHPGAEKFYREKGVLKQ from the coding sequence ATGACAAGAAAAAGCCGTCTGGCGATCGGGGCGATGCTCGGAGCCATCGCGCTCGGCACCACCGTCGCCATGGCCCAGGCGCCGGCCTTCTTCCGCATCGGGACGGGCGGCACCGCGGGCACCTATTATCCCGTGGGCGGCCTGATCGCCAACACGATCTCGGCGACCGGCGGCGGCGTGCCCGGGCTGGTGGCGACCGCCGTGTCGTCCAACGGCTCCGTCGCCAACATCAGCGCCGTCAACGGCGGCTCGCTCGAGTCGGGCTTCTCGCAGTCCGACGTGGCCTACTGGGCCTATACCGGCACCGGCCTGTTCGAAGGCAAGGGCAAGATCGAGAACCTGCGCGCCATCGCCACCCTGTATCCCGAGACGATCCACCTCGTCGCGACCAAGGATTCCGGCATCAAGTCGGTCGCGGACCTCAAGGGCAAGCGGGTGTCGCTGGACGAGCCCGGTTCGGGCACGCTGGTCGACGCGCGGATCGTGCTCGGCGCCTACGGGCTGACCGAGAAGGACGTGAAGGCCGAATATCTCAAGCCGGGTCCGGCGGGCGATCGCCTCCGCGACGGCGCGCTGGACGCCTATTTCTTCGTCGGCGGCTACCCGACCGGCGCCATTTCCGAGCTGGCGACCTCCAGCGGGATCACCCTGGTGCCGATCGCCGGCCCGCAGGCCGACAAGCTGCTGTCCGAGTACCAGTTCTTCTCCAAGGACACGGTACCCGCCGGGACCTACCGCGACGTCCCGGAAACCCAGACCATCTCGGTCAACGCCCAGTGGGTCACCAGCGCCAAGCAGCCGGAAGAGCTGGTCTACAACATCGTCAAGGCGATGTGGAGCGACAGCGCCCGCGCGGCCCTGGACGCCGGTCATGCCAAGGGCAAGCTGATCACCCTGGAGAATGCGACCAGCGGCATCGCGATCCCGCTGCATCCGGGTGCCGAGAAGTTCTACCGCGAGAAGGGCGTGCTGAAGCAGTAG
- the flgF gene encoding flagellar basal-body rod protein FlgF: MENPIYIALSRQDALRRQMDVVANNLANMMTPAYKNQRMMFLEYLAKPAATPVEKVSMVQDYGVLRNTAVGPISSTGNPLDVALQGDGYLTVETRDGQRFTRNGRLQLDLDRQIVDTNGLPVLNEQDLPMTVPQNSGPITITADGTVSSDQGQIGRIKLVRFEREQFMTELGGGIFTTDEPPLPAPGTKVVQGAVEESNVQSVVEMTQMIEISRQYAVNQKMIEAEHERQRNAITKLSRLS; encoded by the coding sequence ATGGAAAACCCCATCTACATCGCCCTGTCGCGTCAGGACGCGCTGCGCCGGCAGATGGACGTGGTCGCCAACAACCTCGCCAACATGATGACGCCGGCCTACAAGAACCAGCGCATGATGTTCCTGGAATACCTGGCGAAGCCGGCGGCCACTCCGGTCGAGAAGGTCTCCATGGTGCAGGACTACGGCGTCCTGCGTAACACCGCGGTCGGCCCGATCAGCTCGACCGGCAACCCTCTCGACGTGGCGCTGCAGGGCGACGGCTACCTGACCGTCGAGACGCGCGACGGCCAGCGGTTCACCCGCAACGGCCGCCTGCAGCTCGACCTGGACCGCCAGATCGTCGACACCAACGGCCTGCCCGTGCTGAACGAGCAGGACCTGCCGATGACGGTCCCGCAGAATTCCGGTCCGATCACCATCACGGCGGACGGCACCGTCTCGTCCGACCAGGGCCAGATCGGCCGCATCAAGCTGGTCCGCTTCGAGCGCGAGCAGTTCATGACCGAGCTGGGCGGCGGGATCTTCACCACCGACGAGCCGCCGCTGCCGGCCCCCGGGACCAAGGTCGTGCAGGGCGCGGTCGAGGAATCCAACGTCCAGTCCGTCGTCGAGATGACCCAGATGATCGAGATCTCGCGCCAGTACGCGGTCAACCAGAAGATGATCGAAGCCGAGCACGAACGGCAGCGCAACGCCATCACCAAGCTGTCCCGGCTGAGCTGA
- the egtD gene encoding L-histidine N(alpha)-methyltransferase: MTDGTASRRIAMPASEPDLDTEFLKDVLDGLGRPVKTLPAKYFYDQRGSRLFDRICELEEYYPTRTETAILARHAGDIAERVGRGVTLLELGSGSSVKVRLLLDVLDQPAAYVPVDISGAHLEASAARLAADYPDIPVSPIHADYNQAFPLSVKGGPERTLAFFPGSTIGNFSPEEARAFLARLGRQLGPGSRLLIGVDLKKDVGRLEAAYDDAAGVTAAFNLNLLERINRELDGTFDIAAFAHRAFYNGDLGRIEMHLESLRPQTALVAGVPFRFQAGETIHTEVSHKYTVEEFRSLGRDAGWLADETWTDGEPLFSIHLLTFQAPVRFHRSRDA, encoded by the coding sequence ATGACGGATGGAACTGCCAGCCGCCGCATTGCCATGCCCGCGTCCGAGCCGGACCTGGATACGGAATTTCTCAAGGACGTCCTCGACGGGCTGGGCCGGCCGGTCAAGACCCTGCCGGCCAAGTATTTCTACGATCAGCGGGGATCGCGGCTGTTCGACCGGATCTGCGAACTGGAGGAATATTATCCGACCCGCACTGAGACGGCCATCCTCGCCCGCCACGCCGGCGATATCGCCGAAAGGGTCGGTCGGGGCGTGACTCTGCTGGAACTGGGCAGCGGATCGAGCGTCAAGGTGCGCCTGCTGCTCGATGTGCTGGACCAGCCCGCGGCCTACGTCCCGGTCGACATCTCCGGAGCTCATCTGGAAGCATCGGCCGCCCGGCTGGCCGCCGATTACCCGGATATACCCGTCTCGCCGATCCATGCCGACTACAACCAGGCCTTCCCTCTTTCCGTGAAGGGCGGGCCGGAACGCACCCTGGCTTTCTTCCCCGGCTCGACGATCGGCAACTTCTCGCCGGAGGAAGCGCGGGCATTCCTGGCGCGACTGGGCCGGCAACTCGGTCCGGGAAGCAGGCTGCTGATCGGGGTGGACCTGAAGAAGGACGTCGGGCGACTGGAGGCGGCGTACGACGACGCCGCCGGAGTGACCGCCGCGTTCAACCTGAACCTGCTGGAGCGGATCAACCGCGAGCTGGACGGCACGTTCGACATCGCGGCCTTCGCCCATCGCGCCTTCTACAACGGGGACCTCGGGAGGATCGAAATGCACCTGGAGAGCCTGAGGCCCCAGACCGCCCTGGTCGCGGGCGTCCCCTTCCGTTTCCAGGCGGGCGAGACCATCCACACGGAGGTCTCGCACAAATACACGGTGGAGGAGTTTCGAAGCCTGGGGCGCGACGCCGGATGGCTTGCCGACGAGACCTGGACGGATGGCGAACCCCTGTTCAGCATCCATCTGCTGACCTTCCAAGCGCCGGTTCGGTTTCATCGGTCTCGGGACGCTTGA
- the fliM gene encoding flagellar motor switch protein FliM — MSDLKLDGLSDEERLAAEWAALADEGSDGGGGDAGGGTSTRVLNQDEIDSLLGFDSDGSGDGDNSGLMALVNSALVNYERLPMLEVVFDRLVRMMSTSLRNFTSDNVEVSLDQISSVRFGDYLNSIPLPAMLSVFKAEEWDNYGLMVVDSALIYSIVDVLLGGRRGTAAMRIEGRPYTTIERNLVERMVHVVLSDLSAAFDPLSPVTFRFDRLETNPRFATIARPANAAVLAKLRIDMEDRGGRLELLIPYATLEPVRELLLQMFMGEKFGRDSIWETHLASELWMTEVQISAVLDEITVQLYDVLNWKVGTRILLNATPDDTIELRCGDVPMFDGRMGRKGGHIAVRIEREAPREEDTRR, encoded by the coding sequence ATGAGCGACCTTAAGCTGGACGGGCTGAGCGACGAGGAACGGCTGGCCGCCGAATGGGCGGCGCTGGCCGACGAGGGCAGCGACGGCGGCGGCGGCGACGCGGGGGGCGGAACCTCGACCCGCGTGCTCAACCAGGACGAGATCGACAGCCTCCTCGGCTTCGACAGCGACGGCTCGGGCGATGGCGACAATTCCGGCCTGATGGCGCTGGTCAACAGCGCGCTGGTCAATTACGAACGCCTGCCCATGCTGGAGGTGGTGTTCGACCGCCTCGTCCGCATGATGTCCACGTCGCTCCGCAACTTCACCTCCGACAACGTCGAGGTCAGCCTAGACCAGATCTCCTCGGTCCGGTTCGGCGACTATCTCAACTCCATCCCGCTGCCGGCCATGCTGTCCGTCTTCAAGGCGGAGGAATGGGACAATTACGGCCTGATGGTGGTGGACAGCGCGCTGATCTACTCCATCGTGGACGTGCTGCTGGGCGGACGGCGCGGCACCGCCGCGATGCGCATCGAGGGCCGTCCCTATACCACGATCGAGCGTAACCTGGTCGAGCGCATGGTCCATGTGGTGCTCAGCGACCTGTCCGCCGCCTTCGACCCGCTGTCGCCGGTGACCTTCCGGTTCGACCGGCTGGAGACGAACCCGCGCTTCGCGACCATCGCCCGGCCGGCCAACGCCGCCGTGCTGGCCAAGCTGCGCATCGACATGGAGGACCGCGGCGGCCGGCTGGAACTGCTGATCCCCTACGCGACGCTGGAACCGGTGCGCGAGCTCCTGCTGCAGATGTTCATGGGCGAGAAGTTCGGCCGTGACTCGATCTGGGAAACCCACCTGGCGAGCGAGCTGTGGATGACCGAGGTCCAGATCAGCGCCGTCCTCGACGAGATCACGGTGCAGCTCTACGACGTGCTGAACTGGAAGGTCGGCACCCGCATCCTGCTCAACGCCACGCCCGACGACACGATCGAACTGCGCTGCGGCGACGTACCCATGTTCGACGGCCGCATGGGCCGCAAGGGCGGCCATATCGCGGTCCGCATCGAGCGCGAGGCCCCGCGCGAGGAGGACACCCGGAGATGA
- a CDS encoding TRAP transporter permease has protein sequence MSDPSREQPHLTKSSLELDPEKAKELEEKFDSEIRFRPLAPAAGWLVGGLLVALSLFHYYTAGFGLLSEMAHRGIHLSFVLGLVFLVFPLSKRGYDQPARGTVLRPLGISLPDWALAIGAVVAVLHVPLIPLDDLAFRVGNPTTTDVVLGGLLIVVLLEATRRSVGWPLPIIASLFMGYAIWGPSMPGILVHPGASFSQLVDHLYLTTQGIYGIALGVVATYVFHFVLFGVLATRIGLGQLFLDCAAWVAGRYAGGPAKVSIFGSALFGMISGSSVANTVTVGSLTIPAMIRLGYKPHFAGAVEATASTGGQITPPIMGAAAFLMIEFLGLPYTTIIIAAIVPAFMHFFGVLIQVHFEAKRTGLRGLRPDEMPDVKAALRRDWPTVIPLIVLVGILLAGYTPYLAAFWGITLCIAVGLLNPRNRMSIPDLVIDLRDGAKYALAVGAAAATVGIIVGVVTLTGVGFKISFIVTSTAGEMAGWVGAFLPAGWTAPQTLTLLFTLIMTGIVCILMGCGIPTTANYIIMATIAAPTLGLLGVAPIVAHFFVFYYGVLADITPPVALAAYAAAGMAGADPFKTGNTAFRLGLGKALVPFVFVFSPSLLLVAPGFTWTDFIIAFVGCIVGITCLGAALAGWMFTTARMWERVLLALAAILLVAPELYSTLAGLALLAPVLVRQITVWRAETPAAA, from the coding sequence ATGAGCGACCCGTCGCGCGAACAGCCGCACCTCACCAAGTCCTCGCTCGAACTCGACCCGGAAAAGGCGAAGGAGCTTGAGGAGAAATTCGACAGCGAGATCCGCTTCCGGCCGCTGGCGCCCGCCGCCGGCTGGCTGGTCGGCGGGCTTCTCGTGGCGCTGTCGCTGTTCCACTATTACACGGCGGGCTTCGGGCTGCTGTCGGAGATGGCCCACCGCGGCATCCATCTCTCCTTCGTGCTGGGACTGGTGTTCCTGGTCTTCCCGCTCTCCAAGCGGGGCTACGACCAGCCGGCCCGCGGCACGGTCCTGCGGCCGCTCGGCATCTCGCTGCCGGATTGGGCGCTCGCCATCGGTGCCGTCGTCGCCGTGCTGCACGTTCCGCTGATTCCCCTGGACGACCTGGCCTTCCGGGTCGGCAACCCGACCACGACCGACGTGGTGCTGGGCGGACTCCTGATCGTCGTCCTGCTGGAGGCGACCCGCCGCTCGGTCGGCTGGCCCTTGCCGATCATAGCGTCGCTGTTCATGGGCTATGCGATCTGGGGACCCTCGATGCCCGGCATCCTGGTCCATCCCGGTGCCAGCTTTTCCCAGCTCGTCGACCACCTGTACCTGACCACCCAGGGCATCTACGGCATAGCGCTGGGCGTGGTCGCGACCTACGTCTTCCATTTCGTGCTGTTCGGCGTGCTTGCCACCCGCATCGGCCTGGGCCAGCTTTTCCTCGACTGCGCCGCGTGGGTCGCGGGACGCTATGCCGGCGGCCCGGCCAAGGTGTCGATCTTCGGTTCCGCCCTGTTCGGCATGATTTCCGGCTCGTCGGTCGCCAACACGGTCACCGTCGGCTCCCTGACCATCCCGGCGATGATCCGGCTGGGCTACAAGCCGCATTTCGCCGGTGCCGTCGAGGCGACCGCGTCCACCGGCGGCCAGATCACCCCGCCGATCATGGGGGCCGCCGCCTTCCTGATGATCGAGTTCCTGGGGCTGCCCTACACCACGATCATCATCGCGGCGATCGTCCCGGCCTTCATGCATTTCTTCGGCGTGCTGATCCAAGTCCATTTCGAGGCGAAGCGCACCGGCCTGCGCGGCCTGCGCCCGGACGAGATGCCGGACGTCAAGGCGGCGCTCAGGCGCGACTGGCCGACGGTGATCCCGCTGATCGTCCTGGTCGGCATCCTGCTGGCCGGCTACACCCCGTACCTGGCGGCCTTCTGGGGCATCACGCTGTGCATCGCGGTCGGATTGCTGAACCCACGCAACCGCATGAGCATCCCGGACCTGGTGATCGATCTGCGCGACGGCGCCAAGTACGCGCTGGCCGTGGGAGCGGCCGCGGCGACGGTCGGGATCATCGTCGGCGTGGTCACCCTGACCGGCGTCGGCTTCAAGATCTCCTTCATCGTCACCTCCACCGCCGGCGAGATGGCCGGTTGGGTCGGGGCGTTCCTGCCGGCGGGCTGGACGGCGCCGCAGACGCTGACCCTGCTGTTCACCCTGATCATGACCGGCATCGTCTGCATCCTGATGGGCTGCGGCATCCCGACGACGGCCAACTACATCATCATGGCGACCATCGCCGCCCCGACGCTGGGTTTGCTCGGCGTGGCGCCGATCGTGGCCCATTTCTTCGTCTTCTACTACGGCGTGCTGGCCGACATCACGCCTCCGGTGGCGCTGGCGGCCTATGCCGCCGCCGGCATGGCGGGCGCCGATCCGTTCAAGACCGGCAACACGGCCTTCCGCCTGGGGCTGGGCAAGGCGCTGGTGCCCTTCGTCTTCGTCTTCTCGCCCTCGCTGCTGCTGGTCGCCCCCGGCTTCACCTGGACCGACTTCATCATCGCCTTCGTCGGGTGCATCGTCGGCATCACCTGCCTGGGTGCTGCCCTGGCCGGCTGGATGTTCACCACGGCCCGGATGTGGGAACGGGTGCTGCTGGCCCTGGCGGCGATCCTGCTGGTCGCGCCGGAACTCTATTCCACGCTCGCGGGCCTGGCTCTCCTGGCACCGGTGCTGGTGCGCCAGATCACGGTTTGGCGGGCGGAGACGCCCGCCGCGGCCTAA
- a CDS encoding GNAT family N-acetyltransferase, with protein sequence MAEVSDNQAHNRYEMDVNGTVAFMDYRLKDGVIALVHTEVPESLSGQGVGSKLVRGVLDDVRGRGLKVEPYCTFVQGYVERHSEYQDLVLPIR encoded by the coding sequence GTGGCGGAAGTCAGCGACAATCAAGCGCATAACCGATACGAGATGGACGTGAACGGCACCGTGGCCTTCATGGACTACCGGCTGAAGGACGGCGTCATCGCCCTTGTCCATACCGAGGTGCCCGAGTCCCTGTCCGGACAAGGCGTCGGGTCGAAGCTGGTGCGCGGCGTGCTGGACGACGTCCGCGGCCGGGGCCTCAAGGTCGAGCCTTACTGCACTTTCGTGCAGGGCTATGTGGAACGCCATTCCGAGTACCAGGATCTCGTCCTGCCGATCCGCTAA
- the flgH gene encoding flagellar basal body L-ring protein FlgH has protein sequence MSPLARIALIAAAAASLSACNATSRLSEVGSAPALSHIENPNRAPGFVPVSLPMPAPQTGVREANSLWRSGARAFFKDQRASRVGDILTVTININDQAQMNNQTTRTRANSENAGMPEIFGFDLNKVLPGTSAAKALLEGKLDGNSTQYEPGGRENLLGLSSDTSNKGTGQINRRETITLQVAALITDVLPNGNLVLQGRQEVRVNFEVRELLLAGVIRPEDISSANSISYEKIAEARISYGGRGQITDVQQPRYGQQIFDIIMPF, from the coding sequence ATGTCGCCGCTCGCCCGCATCGCCCTGATCGCCGCCGCCGCCGCTTCGCTCTCCGCCTGCAACGCCACCAGCCGCCTGTCCGAAGTGGGCAGCGCGCCGGCCCTGTCGCACATCGAGAACCCGAACCGCGCCCCCGGCTTCGTTCCGGTCAGCCTGCCGATGCCGGCGCCGCAGACCGGCGTGCGGGAGGCCAACTCGCTGTGGCGCTCGGGTGCCCGGGCCTTCTTCAAGGACCAGCGGGCGAGCCGGGTCGGCGACATCCTGACGGTGACGATCAACATCAACGACCAGGCCCAGATGAACAACCAGACCACCCGCACCCGGGCCAACAGCGAGAACGCGGGCATGCCGGAGATCTTCGGCTTCGACCTGAACAAGGTGCTGCCCGGGACCAGCGCCGCCAAGGCGCTGCTGGAAGGCAAGCTGGACGGCAACTCGACCCAGTACGAGCCGGGCGGACGCGAGAACCTGCTGGGCCTGAGCAGCGACACCAGCAACAAGGGCACCGGCCAGATCAACCGCCGGGAGACGATCACCCTCCAGGTCGCGGCTCTGATCACCGACGTGCTGCCCAACGGCAACCTGGTGCTCCAGGGCCGCCAGGAAGTCCGGGTCAACTTCGAGGTCCGCGAACTGCTGCTGGCCGGCGTGATCCGGCCGGAGGACATCAGCTCGGCCAACTCGATCAGCTATGAGAAGATCGCCGAAGCCCGCATCTCCTACGGCGGCCGCGGCCAGATCACCGACGTCCAGCAGCCCCGCTACGGCCAGCAGATCTTCGATATCATCATGCCGTTCTGA